One window from the genome of Drosophila albomicans strain 15112-1751.03 chromosome 2L, ASM965048v2, whole genome shotgun sequence encodes:
- the LOC117565081 gene encoding uncharacterized protein LOC117565081 isoform X2: MENNNANLNPDNSTTENQSSPVGQTDETAEASLTLRRSPRVKRPRIPCDCCTTGMHVRTFTNIMGRRPLHTPRATAAQRSVKRKRVSQINPTTLDEAEAVERPSTQTPRDRNNVGVPKRLRSIRRRRPIFTAATGRRVEECGEISFEASSSQTGGNSNNKGVLASVQVLPPKRPCLPPIPTVVAADVDVATTALGPQSAQGVSLNMNFTVNLFSAFGNAATQTEFDNIQSTQTDALDLQENADTQATANTSAVEDKKKSLIAFVEIKSEPASQAPSVFGDEESNAIVNSTVLSTCKEESFTLPRPKEYYRQNPPSLEQSSSDEEDEGSEESPESTRGCVII, from the exons atggaaaataataatgcaaatttaaatccAGATAATTCAACAACGGAGAACCAGTCGAGTCCTGTTGGGCAAACCGATGAGACTGCGGAGGCTTCGTTGACTTTGCGACGCAGTCCACGGGTCAAGCGACCCAGGATACCCTGTGACTGTTGCACAACGGGTATGCACGTGCGTACCTTCACCAACATTATGGGACGTCGGCCGCTACACACGCCAAGAGCAACTGCAGCTCAACGTTCGGTGAAGCGCAAACGAGTGTCACAGATTAATCCAACAACTCTagatgaagctgaagctgttgAGCGTCCTTCGACTCAGACTCCACGTGACCGCAACAA TGTTGGCGTCCCAAAAAGATTGCGCAGTATTAGGCGCCGTCGTCCGATCttcacagcagcaactgggAGAAGAGT CGAGGAATGCGGCGAGATCTCTTTTGAGGCATCCTCATCACAAACGggtggcaacagcaataataaagGCGTGTTAGCCTCGGTGCAAGTTTTGCCACCAAAGCGTCCGTGCTTGCCCCCAATTCCAACAGTTGTCGCCGCAGATGTCGACGTTGCCACGACTGCACTTGGCCCACAATCTGCTCAAGGGGTATCCCTTAACATGAATTTCACAGTAAACCTTTTTTCTGCATTTGGAAATGCAGCAACACAAACTGAATTCGATAACATTCAATCAACACAAACTGACGCCTTGGACTTGCAGGAAAATGCAGACACTCAAGCCACTGCAAATACTTCAGCTGTGGAAGACAAGAAAAAGAGTCTTATAGCTTTTGTAGAAATCAAATCGGAACCTGCATCGCAAGCACCTTCCGTATTCGGTGATGAAGAGAGCAATGCAATTGTCAATTCGACAGTACTATCTACATGTAAAGAGGAATCTTTTACGCTTCCTCGACCCAAGGAATATTATCGACAGAATCCGCCATCACTTGAGCAATCCAGTTCGGACGAAGAGGACGAAGGTTCAGAAGAGAGTCCCGAATCAACGCGTGGTTGCgtcataatataa
- the LOC117565081 gene encoding uncharacterized protein LOC117565081 isoform X1, whose amino-acid sequence MENNNANLNPDNSTTENQSSPVGQTDETAETSLTLRRSPRVKRPRIPCDCCTTGMHVRTFTNIMGRRPLHTPRATAAQRSVKRKRVSQINPTPLAEAGALAEAVESPSTQTPRDRNNVGVPKRLRSIRRRRPIFTAATGRRVEECGEISFEASSSQTGGNSNNKGVLASVQVLPPKRPCLPPIPTVVAADVDVATTALGPQSAQGVSLNMNFTVNLFSAFGNAATQTEFDNIQSTQTDALDLQENADTQATANTSAVEDKKKSLIAFVEIKSEPASQAPSVFGDEESNAIVNSTVLSTCKEESFTLPRPKEYYRQNPPSLEQSSSDEEDEGSEESPESTRGCVII is encoded by the exons atggaaaataataatgcaaatttaaatccAGATAATTCAACAACGGAGAACCAGTCGAGTCCTGTTGGGCAAACCGATGAGACTGCGGAGACTTCGTTGACTTTGCGACGCAGTCCACGGGTCAAGCGACCCAGAATACCCTGTGATTGTTGCACAACGGGTATGCACGTGCGTACCTTCACCAACATTATGGGACGTCGGCCGCTACACACGCCAAGAGCAACTGCAGCTCAACGTTCGGTGAAGCGCAAACGAGTGTCACAGATTAATCCAACACCGCtagctgaagctggagcttTAGCTGAGGCTGTTGAGAGTCCTTCGACTCAGACTCCACGTGACCGCAACAA TGTTGGCGTCCCAAAAAGATTGCGCAGTATTAGGCGCCGTCGTCCGATCttcacagcagcaactgggAGAAGAGT CGAGGAATGCGGCGAGATCTCTTTTGAGGCATCCTCATCACAAACGggtggcaacagcaataataaagGCGTGTTAGCCTCGGTGCAAGTTTTGCCACCAAAGCGTCCGTGCTTGCCCCCAATTCCAACAGTTGTCGCCGCAGATGTCGACGTTGCCACGACTGCACTTGGCCCACAATCTGCTCAAGGGGTATCCCTTAACATGAATTTCACAGTAAACCTTTTTTCTGCATTTGGAAATGCAGCAACACAAACTGAATTCGATAACATTCAATCAACACAAACTGACGCCTTGGACTTGCAGGAAAATGCAGACACTCAAGCCACTGCAAATACTTCAGCTGTGGAAGACAAGAAAAAGAGTCTTATAGCTTTTGTAGAAATCAAATCGGAACCTGCATCGCAAGCACCTTCCGTATTCGGTGATGAAGAGAGCAATGCAATTGTCAATTCGACAGTACTATCTACATGTAAAGAGGAATCTTTTACGCTTCCTCGACCCAAGGAATATTATCGACAGAATCCGCCATCACTTGAGCAATCCAGTTCGGACGAAGAGGACGAAGGTTCAGAAGAGAGTCCCGAATCAACGCGTGGTTGCgtcataatataa
- the LOC117565081 gene encoding uncharacterized protein LOC117565081 isoform X3 — MENNNANLNPDNSTTENQSSPVGQTDETAETSLTLRRSPRVKRPRIPCDCCTTGMHVRTFTNIMGRRPLHTPRATAAQRSVKRKRVSQINPTPLAEAGALAEAVESPSTQTPRDRNNVGVPKRLRSIRRRRPIFTAATGRRVEECGEISFEATLTQTDGNSNNNGELASVQVLPPKRPCLPPIPTVVAADVDVATTALGPQSAQGVSLNMNFTVNLFSAFGNAATQTEFDNIQSTQTDALDLQENADTQATANTSAVEDKKKSLIAFVEIKSEPASQAPSVFGDEESNAIVNSTVLSTCKEESFTLPRPKEYYRQNPPSLEQSSSDEENEDDEEEY; from the exons atggaaaataataatgcaaatttaaatccAGATAATTCAACAACGGAGAACCAGTCGAGTCCTGTTGGGCAAACCGATGAGACTGCGGAGACTTCGTTGACTTTGCGACGCAGTCCACGGGTCAAGCGACCCAGAATACCCTGTGATTGTTGCACAACGGGTATGCACGTGCGTACCTTCACCAACATTATGGGACGTCGGCCGCTACACACGCCAAGAGCAACTGCAGCTCAACGTTCGGTGAAGCGCAAACGAGTGTCACAGATTAATCCAACACCGCtagctgaagctggagcttTAGCTGAGGCTGTTGAGAGTCCTTCGACTCAGACTCCACGTGACCGCAACAA TGTTGGCGTCCCAAAAAGATTGCGCAGTATTAGGCGCCGTCGTCCGATCttcacagcagcaactgggAGAAGAGT CGAGGAATGCGGCGAGATCTCTTTTGAGGCAACCCTAACACAAACGgatggcaacagcaataataacgGCGAGTTGGCCTCGGTGCAAGTTTTGCCACCAAAGCGTCCGTGCTTGCCCCCAATTCCAACAGTTGTCGCCGCAGATGTCGATGTTGCCACGACTGCACTTGGCCCACAATCTGCTCAAGGCGTATCCCTTAACATGAATTTCACAGTAAACCTTTTTTCTGCATTTGGAAATGCAGCAACACAAACTGAATTCGATAACATTCAATCAACACAAACTGACGCCTTGGACTTGCAGGAAAATGCAGACACTCAAGCCACTGCAAATACTTCAGCTGTGGAAGACAAGAAAAAGAGTCTTATAGCTTTTGTAGAAATCAAATCGGAACCTGCATCGCAAGCACCTTCCGTATTCGGTGATGAAGAGAGCAATGCAATTGTCAATTCGACAGTACTATCTACATGTAAAGAGGAATCTTTTACGCTTCCTCGACCCAAGGAATATTATCGACAGAATCCGCCATCACTTGAGCAATCCAGTTCGGACGAAGAGAATGAAGATGACGAAGAGGAATACTGA